The following proteins come from a genomic window of Diceros bicornis minor isolate mBicDic1 chromosome 4, mDicBic1.mat.cur, whole genome shotgun sequence:
- the POGZ gene encoding pogo transposable element with ZNF domain isoform X2: MADTDLFMECEEEELEPWQKISDVIEDSVVEDYNSVDKTTTVSVSQQPVSAPVPIAAHASVAGHLSASTTISSSGAQNSDSTKKTLVTLIANNNAGNSLVQQGGQPLILTQNPTPGLGTVVTQPVLRPVQVMQNANHVTSSPVASQPIFITTQGFPVRNVRPVQNAMNQVGIVLNVQQGQTVRPITLVPAPGTQFVKPTVGVPQVFSQMTPVRPGSTMPVRPTTNTFTTVIPATLTIRSTVPQSQSQQTKSTPSTSTTPTATQPTSLGQLAVQPPGQSNQTPNPKLVSIASFVTVKRPGVTGENSNEVAKLVNTLNTIPSLGQSPGPVVVSNNSSAHGSQRTSGPESSMKVTSSIPVFDLQDGGRKICPRCNAQFRVTEALRGHMCYCCPEMVEYQKKGKSLDSEPSVPSAAKPPSPEKTAPVASTPSSTPIPALSPPTKVPEPNENVGEAVQTKLIMLVDDFYYGRDGGKVAQLTNFPKVATSFRCPHCTKRLKNNIRFMNHMKHHVELDQQNGEVDGHTICQHCYRQFSTPFQLQCHLENVHSPYESTTKCKICEWAFESEPLFLQHMKDTHKPGEMPYVCQVCQYRSSLYSEVDVHFRMIHEDTRHLLCPYCLKVFKNGNAFQQHYMRHQKRNVYHCNKCRLQFLFAKDKIEHKLQHHKTFRKPKQLEGLKPGTKVTIRASRGQPRSVPVSSSEAPPSTLQEAAPLTSSADPLPVFLYPPVQRNIQKRAVRKMSVMGRQTCLECSFEIPDFPNHFPTYVHCSLCRYSTCCSRAYANHMINNHVPRKSPKYLALFKNSVSGIKLACTSCTFVTSVGDAMAKHLVFNPSHRSSSILPRGLTWISHARHGQSRDRVHDRNLKNMYLPPSFLSNKAATVKSVGATPAEPEELPTPMAQALPSPASTVTPPPTPTHPQALALPSLATEGAECLNVDDQDEGSPVTQEPEPASGGGSSSGVGKKEQLSVKKLRVVLFALCCNTEQAAEHFRNPQRRIRRWLRRFQASQGENLEGKYLSLEAEEKLAEWVLTQREQQLPVNEETLFQKATKIGRSLEGGFKISYEWAVRFMLRHHLTPHARRAVAHTLPKDVAENAGLFIEFVQRQIHNQDLPLSMIVAIDEISLFLDTEVLSSDDRKENALQTVGTGEPWCDVVLAILADGTVLPTLVFYRGQMDQPANVPDSILLEVKESGYSDDEIMELWSTRVWQKHTACQRSKGMLVMDCHRTHLSEEVLAMLSASSTLPAVVPAGCSSKIQPLDVCIKRTVKNFLHKKWKEQAREMADTACDSDVLLQLVLVWLAEVLGVIGDCPELVQRSFLVASVLPGPDGNINSPTRNADMQEELIASLEEQLKLSGEQSEEPSASTPRPRSSPEETIEPESLHQLFEGESETESFYGFEEADLDLMEI, encoded by the exons CTGGCAATTCTTTGGTCCAACAAGGTGGACAGCCGCTCATCCTAACCCAGAATCCAACCCCAGGTCTGGGCACAGTGGTTACTCAACCAGTATTGAGGCCTGTCCAGGTCATGCAGAATGCCAATCATGTGACTAGTTCCCCTGTGGCCTCCCAACCAATATTCATCACTACACAG GGATTTCCTGTAAGAAATGTTCGGCCTGTACAAAATGCAATGAATCAGGTTGGGATTGTGCTGAACGTACAGCAAGGCCAAACGGTTAGACCAATTACACTAGTCCCAG CCCCAGGTACCCAGTTTGTTAAGCCGACAGTTGGAGTCCCACAAGTGTTCTCTCAGATGACCCCAGTGAGGCCAGGCTCCACAATGCCTGTGCGGCCCACCACCAACACCTTCACCACCGTCATCCCAGCCACTCTCACCATTCGAAGCACCGTCCCACAGTCCCAGTCCCAGCAGACCAAGTCCACTCCCAGCACTTCCACCACTCCCACCGCCACACAGCCAACCTCATTGGGACAACTAGCTGTTCAGCCGCCAGGCCAATCCAACCAGACCCCGAATCCCAAGCTAG TGAGCATTGCCAGCTTTGTCACTGTGAAGCGACCTGGGGTTACAGGTGAAAATAGCAATGAAGTGGCCAAACTGGTGAATACCCTTAACACCATCCCTTCCCTGGGCCAGAGTCCTGGGCCAGTTGTGGTATCCAACAACAGCTCTGCCCATGGCTCTCAAAGAACCAGCGGACCTGAGTCTTCAATGAAAG TTACTTCTTCCATCCCAGTGTTTGATCTCCAGGATGGTGGACGGAAAATATGTCCCCGGTGTAATGCTCAATTCCGTGTTACTGAAGCTTTGAGAGGTCACATGTGT TACTGTTGCCCAGAAATGGTTGAATatcagaagaaaggaaagtctctggaTTCAGAACCCAGTGTCCCATCAGCAGCAAAGCCCCCATCCCCTGAGAAAACTGCTCCTGTTGCTTCCACACCGTCTTCTACACCTATTCCTGCTCTGTCACCACCTACCAAAGTACCAGAGCCAAATGAGAATGTGGGTGAAGCTGTCCAGACCAAGCTCATTATGCTAGTAGATGACTTCTACTATGGACGGGATGGTGGCAAAGTAGCCCAACTCACAAACTTCCCTAAGGTTGCCACATCTTTCCGATGCCCGCATTGTACCAAAAGGCTAAAAAACAACATTCG ATTCATGAACCATATGAAACACCACGTAGAACTCGATCAGCAGAATGGTGAGGTGGATGGTCATACTATCTGCCAACACTGTTATCGCCAGTTTTCCACTCctttccagctccagtgccactTGGAAAATGTTCATAGTCCCTATGAATCAACTA CCAAGTGCAAGATCTGTGAGTGGGCATTTGAGAGTGAGCCACTATTTCTCCAGCATATGAAGGATACTCATAAGCCTGGAGAGATGCCTTATGTTTGCCAG GTGTGTCAGTATCGCTCCTCCCTCTACTCTGAGGTAGATGTCCATTTTCGGATGATCCATGAGGATACTCGGCATCTCCTCTGCCCTTATTGCCTGAAGGTCTTCAAAAATGGCAATGCATTCCAGCAGCATTACATGAGGCACCAG aaGAGGAATGTTTATCACTGCAACAAATGCCGGCTGCAGTTTCTCTTTGCCAAGGACAAAATTGAACACAAGCTTCAACACCATAAAACCTTCCGTAAACCCAAGCAGCTGGAAGGTTTGAAACCAGGCACCAAG GTGACAATCCGGGCTTCCCGAGGGCAGCCACGATCTGTTCCTGTATCCTCCAGTGAGGCACCTCCCAGCACTTTGCAGGAGGCAGCGCCACTGACTTCCTCAGCGGACCCTCTGCCCGTCTTCCTTTATCCCCCCGTCCAGCGCAACATCCAGAAGAGAGCTGTTAGGAAAAT GAGTGTCATGGGCCGGCAAACATGTCTAGAGTGCAGCTTTGAGATCCCGGATTTCCCTAATCATTTCCCTACTTATGTTCACTGCTCGCTTTGTCGCTATAGCACCTGCTGCTCTCGAGCTTATGCCAACCACATGATCAA CAATCATGTTCCACGGAAGAGCCCCAAGTATTTGGCTTTGTTTAAAAATTCTGTGAG TGGAATCAAGCTGGCCTGCACTTCATGTACCTTTGTTACCTCTGTGGGAGATGCCATGGCCAAGCATTTGGTATTCAACCCCTCTCACAGATCCAGCAGCATCCTGCCACGGG GACTCACTTGGATATCTCATGCAAG ACATGGCCAGAGTCGTGACCGAGTGCATGACCGGAACTTGAAGAATATgtaccttcctccttccttcctctctaatAAAGCGGCCACTGTGAAATCTGTGGGGGCTACCCCAGCTGAACCTGAAGAGCTACCAACTCCCATGGCCCAGGCACTCCCATCACCAGCCTCAACTGTAACCCCACCACCAACCCCCACTCACCCCCAGGCTTTAGCCCTTCCATCCTTAGCTACAGAAGGGGCTGAATGTCTGAATGTTGATGACCAGGATGAAGGGAGCCCAGTCACCCAGGAACCTGAGCCAGCATCCGGGGGCGGTAGTAGCAGTGGAGTTGGCAAGAAGGAGCAGCTGTCTGTGAAGAAGCTTCGAGTGGTACTATTTGCCCTATGCTGCAATACAGAACAGGCAGCTGAACACTTCCGAAACCCCCAGCGACGCATCCGGCGTTGGCTTCGGCGTTTCCAGGCCTCCCAGGGGGAGAATCTGGAGGGCAAATATTTGAGCTTAGAAGCAGAAGAGAAACTGGCTGAGTGGGTGCTGACCCAACGAGAGCAACAGCTACCTGTAAATGAGGAGACCTTGTTCCAGAAGGCCACCAAAATAGGACGTTCTTTGGAGGGAGGGTTTAAGATCTCGTATGAGTGGGCTGTGCGTTTCATGCTACGGCACCACCTGACTCCCCATGCCCGAAGAGCTGTGGCCCACACCCTACCTAAGGATGTGGCAGAGAATGCAGGACTCTTCATTGAATTTGTACAACGGCAGATTCACAACCAGGACTTACCCTTGTCTATGATCGTAGCTATTGATGAGATCTCCTTGTTCCTGGATACAGAGGTGCTGAGCAGTGATGACCGAAAGGAGAATGCCCTGCAGACAGTGGGCACAGGGGAACCTTGGTGTGATGTGGTGCTGGCCATTCTAGCAGATGGTACTGTCCTCCCCACCCTGGTTTTCTACCGTGGACAAATGGATCAGCCAGCTAACGTGCCAGACTCGATATTGCTAGAGGTGAAGGAGAGTGGCTACAGTGATGATGAGATCATGGAGCTGTGGTCAACCCGAGTGTGGCAGAAGCACACAGCTTGCCAGCGCAGTAAAGGCATGCTCGTGATGGACTGTCATCGCACTCACTTGTCAGAAGAGGTGCTAGCTATGCTGAGTGCCTCTAGCACTTTGCCGGCAGTGGTCCCAGCAGGCTGTAGCTCCAAAATCCAGCCATTAGACGTATGCATCAAACGAACTGTCAAGAACTTCCTGCACAAAAAGTGGAAGGAACAGGCTCGGGAAATGGCAGATACTGCATGTGATTCTGATGTCCTGCTTCAACTGGTGCTGGTCTGGCTGGCTGAGGTGCTGGGTGTCATTGGGGACTGTCCAGAGCTAGTTCAGCGGTCCTTCCTTGTGGCTAGCGTTCTGCCTGGCCCTGATGGCAACATTAACTcacctacaagaaatgctgacaTGCAGGAGGAGCTAATTGCCTCCCTAGAGGAGCAACTGAAGCTGAGCGGGGAACAGTCTGAGGAGCCCTCAGCTTCCACTCCGAGACCCAGGTCATCTCCCGAAGAGACAATTGAACCTGAAAGCCTTCACCAGCTCTTTGAGGGTGAAAGCGAGACCGAGTCCTTCTATGGCTTTGAAGAAGCTGACCTAGATCTGATGGAGATTTGA
- the POGZ gene encoding pogo transposable element with ZNF domain isoform X1 has translation MADTDLFMECEEEELEPWQKISDVIEDSVVEDYNSVDKTTTVSVSQQPVSAPVPIAAHASVAGHLSASTTISSSGAQNSDSTKKTLVTLIANNNAGNSLVQQGGQPLILTQNPTPGLGTVVTQPVLRPVQVMQNANHVTSSPVASQPIFITTQGFPVRNVRPVQNAMNQVGIVLNVQQGQTVRPITLVPAPGTQFVKPTVGVPQVFSQMTPVRPGSTMPVRPTTNTFTTVIPATLTIRSTVPQSQSQQTKSTPSTSTTPTATQPTSLGQLAVQPPGQSNQTPNPKLAPSFPSPPAVSIASFVTVKRPGVTGENSNEVAKLVNTLNTIPSLGQSPGPVVVSNNSSAHGSQRTSGPESSMKVTSSIPVFDLQDGGRKICPRCNAQFRVTEALRGHMCYCCPEMVEYQKKGKSLDSEPSVPSAAKPPSPEKTAPVASTPSSTPIPALSPPTKVPEPNENVGEAVQTKLIMLVDDFYYGRDGGKVAQLTNFPKVATSFRCPHCTKRLKNNIRFMNHMKHHVELDQQNGEVDGHTICQHCYRQFSTPFQLQCHLENVHSPYESTTKCKICEWAFESEPLFLQHMKDTHKPGEMPYVCQVCQYRSSLYSEVDVHFRMIHEDTRHLLCPYCLKVFKNGNAFQQHYMRHQKRNVYHCNKCRLQFLFAKDKIEHKLQHHKTFRKPKQLEGLKPGTKVTIRASRGQPRSVPVSSSEAPPSTLQEAAPLTSSADPLPVFLYPPVQRNIQKRAVRKMSVMGRQTCLECSFEIPDFPNHFPTYVHCSLCRYSTCCSRAYANHMINNHVPRKSPKYLALFKNSVSGIKLACTSCTFVTSVGDAMAKHLVFNPSHRSSSILPRGLTWISHARHGQSRDRVHDRNLKNMYLPPSFLSNKAATVKSVGATPAEPEELPTPMAQALPSPASTVTPPPTPTHPQALALPSLATEGAECLNVDDQDEGSPVTQEPEPASGGGSSSGVGKKEQLSVKKLRVVLFALCCNTEQAAEHFRNPQRRIRRWLRRFQASQGENLEGKYLSLEAEEKLAEWVLTQREQQLPVNEETLFQKATKIGRSLEGGFKISYEWAVRFMLRHHLTPHARRAVAHTLPKDVAENAGLFIEFVQRQIHNQDLPLSMIVAIDEISLFLDTEVLSSDDRKENALQTVGTGEPWCDVVLAILADGTVLPTLVFYRGQMDQPANVPDSILLEVKESGYSDDEIMELWSTRVWQKHTACQRSKGMLVMDCHRTHLSEEVLAMLSASSTLPAVVPAGCSSKIQPLDVCIKRTVKNFLHKKWKEQAREMADTACDSDVLLQLVLVWLAEVLGVIGDCPELVQRSFLVASVLPGPDGNINSPTRNADMQEELIASLEEQLKLSGEQSEEPSASTPRPRSSPEETIEPESLHQLFEGESETESFYGFEEADLDLMEI, from the exons CTGGCAATTCTTTGGTCCAACAAGGTGGACAGCCGCTCATCCTAACCCAGAATCCAACCCCAGGTCTGGGCACAGTGGTTACTCAACCAGTATTGAGGCCTGTCCAGGTCATGCAGAATGCCAATCATGTGACTAGTTCCCCTGTGGCCTCCCAACCAATATTCATCACTACACAG GGATTTCCTGTAAGAAATGTTCGGCCTGTACAAAATGCAATGAATCAGGTTGGGATTGTGCTGAACGTACAGCAAGGCCAAACGGTTAGACCAATTACACTAGTCCCAG CCCCAGGTACCCAGTTTGTTAAGCCGACAGTTGGAGTCCCACAAGTGTTCTCTCAGATGACCCCAGTGAGGCCAGGCTCCACAATGCCTGTGCGGCCCACCACCAACACCTTCACCACCGTCATCCCAGCCACTCTCACCATTCGAAGCACCGTCCCACAGTCCCAGTCCCAGCAGACCAAGTCCACTCCCAGCACTTCCACCACTCCCACCGCCACACAGCCAACCTCATTGGGACAACTAGCTGTTCAGCCGCCAGGCCAATCCAACCAGACCCCGAATCCCAAGCTAG ctccctccttcccctctccaccTGCAGTGAGCATTGCCAGCTTTGTCACTGTGAAGCGACCTGGGGTTACAGGTGAAAATAGCAATGAAGTGGCCAAACTGGTGAATACCCTTAACACCATCCCTTCCCTGGGCCAGAGTCCTGGGCCAGTTGTGGTATCCAACAACAGCTCTGCCCATGGCTCTCAAAGAACCAGCGGACCTGAGTCTTCAATGAAAG TTACTTCTTCCATCCCAGTGTTTGATCTCCAGGATGGTGGACGGAAAATATGTCCCCGGTGTAATGCTCAATTCCGTGTTACTGAAGCTTTGAGAGGTCACATGTGT TACTGTTGCCCAGAAATGGTTGAATatcagaagaaaggaaagtctctggaTTCAGAACCCAGTGTCCCATCAGCAGCAAAGCCCCCATCCCCTGAGAAAACTGCTCCTGTTGCTTCCACACCGTCTTCTACACCTATTCCTGCTCTGTCACCACCTACCAAAGTACCAGAGCCAAATGAGAATGTGGGTGAAGCTGTCCAGACCAAGCTCATTATGCTAGTAGATGACTTCTACTATGGACGGGATGGTGGCAAAGTAGCCCAACTCACAAACTTCCCTAAGGTTGCCACATCTTTCCGATGCCCGCATTGTACCAAAAGGCTAAAAAACAACATTCG ATTCATGAACCATATGAAACACCACGTAGAACTCGATCAGCAGAATGGTGAGGTGGATGGTCATACTATCTGCCAACACTGTTATCGCCAGTTTTCCACTCctttccagctccagtgccactTGGAAAATGTTCATAGTCCCTATGAATCAACTA CCAAGTGCAAGATCTGTGAGTGGGCATTTGAGAGTGAGCCACTATTTCTCCAGCATATGAAGGATACTCATAAGCCTGGAGAGATGCCTTATGTTTGCCAG GTGTGTCAGTATCGCTCCTCCCTCTACTCTGAGGTAGATGTCCATTTTCGGATGATCCATGAGGATACTCGGCATCTCCTCTGCCCTTATTGCCTGAAGGTCTTCAAAAATGGCAATGCATTCCAGCAGCATTACATGAGGCACCAG aaGAGGAATGTTTATCACTGCAACAAATGCCGGCTGCAGTTTCTCTTTGCCAAGGACAAAATTGAACACAAGCTTCAACACCATAAAACCTTCCGTAAACCCAAGCAGCTGGAAGGTTTGAAACCAGGCACCAAG GTGACAATCCGGGCTTCCCGAGGGCAGCCACGATCTGTTCCTGTATCCTCCAGTGAGGCACCTCCCAGCACTTTGCAGGAGGCAGCGCCACTGACTTCCTCAGCGGACCCTCTGCCCGTCTTCCTTTATCCCCCCGTCCAGCGCAACATCCAGAAGAGAGCTGTTAGGAAAAT GAGTGTCATGGGCCGGCAAACATGTCTAGAGTGCAGCTTTGAGATCCCGGATTTCCCTAATCATTTCCCTACTTATGTTCACTGCTCGCTTTGTCGCTATAGCACCTGCTGCTCTCGAGCTTATGCCAACCACATGATCAA CAATCATGTTCCACGGAAGAGCCCCAAGTATTTGGCTTTGTTTAAAAATTCTGTGAG TGGAATCAAGCTGGCCTGCACTTCATGTACCTTTGTTACCTCTGTGGGAGATGCCATGGCCAAGCATTTGGTATTCAACCCCTCTCACAGATCCAGCAGCATCCTGCCACGGG GACTCACTTGGATATCTCATGCAAG ACATGGCCAGAGTCGTGACCGAGTGCATGACCGGAACTTGAAGAATATgtaccttcctccttccttcctctctaatAAAGCGGCCACTGTGAAATCTGTGGGGGCTACCCCAGCTGAACCTGAAGAGCTACCAACTCCCATGGCCCAGGCACTCCCATCACCAGCCTCAACTGTAACCCCACCACCAACCCCCACTCACCCCCAGGCTTTAGCCCTTCCATCCTTAGCTACAGAAGGGGCTGAATGTCTGAATGTTGATGACCAGGATGAAGGGAGCCCAGTCACCCAGGAACCTGAGCCAGCATCCGGGGGCGGTAGTAGCAGTGGAGTTGGCAAGAAGGAGCAGCTGTCTGTGAAGAAGCTTCGAGTGGTACTATTTGCCCTATGCTGCAATACAGAACAGGCAGCTGAACACTTCCGAAACCCCCAGCGACGCATCCGGCGTTGGCTTCGGCGTTTCCAGGCCTCCCAGGGGGAGAATCTGGAGGGCAAATATTTGAGCTTAGAAGCAGAAGAGAAACTGGCTGAGTGGGTGCTGACCCAACGAGAGCAACAGCTACCTGTAAATGAGGAGACCTTGTTCCAGAAGGCCACCAAAATAGGACGTTCTTTGGAGGGAGGGTTTAAGATCTCGTATGAGTGGGCTGTGCGTTTCATGCTACGGCACCACCTGACTCCCCATGCCCGAAGAGCTGTGGCCCACACCCTACCTAAGGATGTGGCAGAGAATGCAGGACTCTTCATTGAATTTGTACAACGGCAGATTCACAACCAGGACTTACCCTTGTCTATGATCGTAGCTATTGATGAGATCTCCTTGTTCCTGGATACAGAGGTGCTGAGCAGTGATGACCGAAAGGAGAATGCCCTGCAGACAGTGGGCACAGGGGAACCTTGGTGTGATGTGGTGCTGGCCATTCTAGCAGATGGTACTGTCCTCCCCACCCTGGTTTTCTACCGTGGACAAATGGATCAGCCAGCTAACGTGCCAGACTCGATATTGCTAGAGGTGAAGGAGAGTGGCTACAGTGATGATGAGATCATGGAGCTGTGGTCAACCCGAGTGTGGCAGAAGCACACAGCTTGCCAGCGCAGTAAAGGCATGCTCGTGATGGACTGTCATCGCACTCACTTGTCAGAAGAGGTGCTAGCTATGCTGAGTGCCTCTAGCACTTTGCCGGCAGTGGTCCCAGCAGGCTGTAGCTCCAAAATCCAGCCATTAGACGTATGCATCAAACGAACTGTCAAGAACTTCCTGCACAAAAAGTGGAAGGAACAGGCTCGGGAAATGGCAGATACTGCATGTGATTCTGATGTCCTGCTTCAACTGGTGCTGGTCTGGCTGGCTGAGGTGCTGGGTGTCATTGGGGACTGTCCAGAGCTAGTTCAGCGGTCCTTCCTTGTGGCTAGCGTTCTGCCTGGCCCTGATGGCAACATTAACTcacctacaagaaatgctgacaTGCAGGAGGAGCTAATTGCCTCCCTAGAGGAGCAACTGAAGCTGAGCGGGGAACAGTCTGAGGAGCCCTCAGCTTCCACTCCGAGACCCAGGTCATCTCCCGAAGAGACAATTGAACCTGAAAGCCTTCACCAGCTCTTTGAGGGTGAAAGCGAGACCGAGTCCTTCTATGGCTTTGAAGAAGCTGACCTAGATCTGATGGAGATTTGA